In one window of Brassica rapa cultivar Chiifu-401-42 chromosome A07, CAAS_Brap_v3.01, whole genome shotgun sequence DNA:
- the LOC103830200 gene encoding beta-galactosidase 15, with translation MAQSLNVGVPWIMCQQNDAPQPMLNTCNGFYCDDFVPNNPNTPKMWTENWTGWFKQWGGKNSHRTTEDVAFSVARFFQRGGTFNNYYMYHGGTNFDRTAGGPYITTSYDYDAPLDEYGNLNQPKYGHLKQLHDVLHSMEKILTYGNISTIDFGNSASATIYRTKEGSSCFFGNGNENSDATISFQGESYVVPAWSVTILPDCKNEAYNTAKITTQTSMMVKKPNEAEDTPSTLKWSWRPENMDNFLLKGKGESTQTQLFDQKVVTNDQSDYLWYMTTVKFKKRDPFLGKNMSLRVNSTAHVLHAFVNGKHIGNQHVENGKFNYVFEKDVKFKSGRNVIALLSITVGLANYGAFFESKPAGITGPISITGRNVDETIVKDLSAHKWSYKTGLNGFENQLFRTESVSKWSVESVPFNRTMTWYKATFKAPLGNDPVVVDLLGLGKGTAWVNGNNIGRYWPAFISSENGCAAKCNYRGPYHAEKCLTNCGEPTQRWYHVPRSFLNAEGDNTLVLFEEMGGNPSLVSFQTTRVGSVCANVYEKNSIELSCDRKPISAIKFASFGNPYGNCGSFEKGTCESSNNTIDILTQECVGKEKCSIDVSTEKFGAPDCTGSVRRLAVEAIC, from the exons ATGGCTCAATCTCTTAATGTTGGTGTTCCATGGATAATGTGCCAACAAAATGATGCTCCTCAGCCTATG ttGAATACATGTAATGGCTTTTATTGTGACGATTTTGTACCAAACAATCCCAATACTCCTAAGATGTGGACTGAGAATTGGACCGGATG GTTTAAGCAATGGGGTGGTAAAAATTCTCATAGAACAACCGAAGATGTTGCATTTTCTGTTGCAAGGTTCTTCCAAAGAGGAGGaacttttaataattattatatg TACCATGGAGGCACCAACTTTGATAGAACTGCTGGCGGTCCATACATCACAACTTCATATGATTATGATGCTCCACTTGACGAATATg GTAATTTGAATCAACCAAAATACGGGCATTTGAAGCAACTTCATGATGTTCTTCATTCTATGGAAAAAATTCTCACATACGGAAACATCTCCACCATTGACTTTGGAAACTCTGCATCg gcAACAATTTATAGAACCAAAGAAGGATCAAGCTGCTTTTTTGGAAATGGAAATGAAAATTCAGATGCAACAATTAGTTTCCAAGGAGAATCTTATGTTGTCCCGGCTTGGTCTGTTACCATTTTACCGGATTGCAAAAATGAGGCTTATAACACTGCCAag aTTACCACTCAGACTTCAATGATGGTTAAGAAACCAAATGAAGCTGAGGATACTCCTTCAACTCTGAAATGGTCATGGAGGCCAGAGAACATGGACAACTTTCTTCTGAAAGGAAAAGGAGAATCGACACAGACACAACTATTTGATCAGAAAGTAGTAACCAATGACCAAAGTGATTATCTATGGTACATGACTACCGTTAAGTTTAAAAAACGAGATCCATTTTTGGGTAAAAACATGTCTCTTCGCGTCAACAGTACTGCTCATGTCCTTCACGCTTTTGTCAATGGAAAACATATTG gtaATCAACACGTTGAGAATGGAAAATTTAACTATGTATTTGAGAAAGATGTGAAGTTTAAGTCTGGTCGTAATGTCATTGCTCTTCTTAGCATAACTGTGGGACTTGCT aacTATGGTGCTTTCTTTGAAAGTAAGCCAGCTGGAATCACTGGACCCATTTCTATTACGGGAAGAAATGTTGATGAAACTATAGTTAAGGACTTGTCTGCTCATAAATGGAGCTATAAGACCGGTTTAAATGGGTTTGAGAACCAACTCTTTAGAACAGAATCAGTGTCTAAATGGTCAGTTGAAAGTGTACCTTTTAACCGAACCATGACTTGGTATAAG GCTACGTTCAAGGCTCCCTTAGGAAATGATCCAGTTGTTGTCGATCTTCTGGGACTTGGAAAAGGTACAGCTTGGGTCAATGGAAACAACATTGGACGTTATTGGCCAGCATTCATTTCAAGTGAAAATGGTTGTGCTGCAAAATGTAATTATAGAGGGCCTTATCATGCTGAAAAGTGTTTAACCAATTGCGGAGAACCCACACAAAGATG GTATCATGTTCCTCGTTCTTTCTTGAATGCAGAAGGAGATAACACACTAGTTTTGTTTGAGGAGATGGGAGGAAACCCATCGCTTGTCAGTTTCCAAACTACTAGAGTGGGAAGTGTATGTGCTAATGTCTATGAGAAAAATTCTATTGAGCTTTCTTGCGATAGAAAACCCATTTCTGCCATCAAATTTGCCTCATTTGGTAACCCATATGGCAACTGTGGATCTTTCGAAAAAGGAACTTGTGAATCAAGTAACAACACGATTGATATTCTCACACAAGAATGTGTTGGAAAAGAGAAGTGTTCCATTGATGTATCTACGGAAAAGTTTGGAGCACCAGATTGCACTGGATCTGTTAGAAGGCTCGCTGTCGAAGCTATATGCTAA
- the LOC103830209 gene encoding solute carrier family 35 member F1 isoform X1 has translation MVFFSFNEIKKKKETLIGLVLGQILSLLSTSIGFTTSELVRKGINAPTSQSFLGYVLLAIVYGSIMLYRRSVIKAKWYYYFLLALVDVEGNFLVVKAFQNTSMTSVMLLDCWAIPCVLVLTWVFLKTRYSLMKISGVVVCILGVVMVVFSDVHAGDRSGGKNPVKGDFLVIAAATLYSFSNTSEEFFVKNADRVELMSFVGLFGAIIGAIQISIFERDELNAIHWSTEAVLPYIGIAIGVFLFYTILTVLLKTNGTAMFTLSLLTSDMWAVLIRIFAYHEKVDWLYYLAFATTAIGLIIYSMYSLFSIFLQLHYIYFTSEISILNPLCSLYLIFSFSGKRMIRRSKVGENNR, from the exons ATGGTGTTTTTCAGCTTTAATgagatcaagaagaagaaggagactcTCATAGGACTTGTCTTGGGACAGAtcctctcccttctctctactTCAATTGGCTTTACAACCTCTGAGCTCGTCAGAAAAG GTATCAATGCTCCAACATCACAGTCGTTCCTAGGTTATGTGTTACTGGCAATTGTATATGGAAGTATAATGCTATATCGAAGATCTGTAATTaag GCCAAATGGTATTACTATTTCCTGCTTGCTCTAGTTGATGTCGAAGGCAACTTTCTTG TGGTAAAGGCATTTCAGAACACATCAATGACAAGTGTCATGTTACTGGACTGCTGGGCGATCCCGTGCGTTTTGGTGTTGACTTGGGTTTTTCTAAAGACAAGATACAGTTTGATGAAGATCAGTGGTGTGGTTGTATGTATTCTTGGTGTTGTCATGGTCGTTTTCTCAGACGTCCATGCAGGGGATCGATCTG GAGGAAAAAATCCTGTAAAAGGGGATTTTCTTGTGATAGCTGCAGCAACCTTGTATTCTTTCAGTAATACCAGTGAG GAGTTCTTTGTGAAGAATGCAGACAGAGTTGAACTCATGTCCTTTGTGGGCCTTTTCGGTGCAATCATTGGTGCAATTCAGAT AAGCATATTTGAACGTGATGAGCTCAATGCTATTCACTGGTCAACTGAGGCA GTGTTGCCTTATATTGGAATTGCAATCGGTGTGTTTCTTTTCTACACCATACTCACAGTTTTACTCAAG ACCAATGGTACAGCAATGTTCACTCTCTCACTACTCACATCAGACATGTGGGCGGTTCTGATCCGCATTTTCGCTTACCATGAGAAG GTTGATTGGCTCTATTATTTGGCATTTGCTACTACAGCTATTGGACTGATCATATACTCAATGTACAGTCTTTTCTCCATCTTTCTTCAACTCCATTATATATACTTCACTTCAGAGATCAGTATTCTTAACCCCTTGTGTTCCCTATACTTGATATTCTCATTCTCAGGAAAGAGAATGATCAGGAGAAGCAAAGTGGGGGAGAACAACAGATAA
- the LOC103830209 gene encoding solute carrier family 35 member F1 isoform X2, protein MVFFSFNEIKKKKETLIGLVLGQILSLLSTSIGFTTSELVRKGINAPTSQSFLGYVLLAIVYGSIMLYRRSVIKAKWYYYFLLALVDVEGNFLVVKAFQNTSMTSVMLLDCWAIPCVLVLTWVFLKTRYSLMKISGVVVCILGVVMVVFSDVHAGDRSGGKNPVKGDFLVIAAATLYSFSNTSEEFFVKNADRVELMSFVGLFGAIIGAIQISIFERDELNAIHWSTEAVLPYIGIAIGVFLFYTILTVLLKTNGTAMFTLSLLTSDMWAVLIRIFAYHEKVDWLYYLAFATTAIGLIIYSMKENDQEKQSGGEQQIKLLDEEDGDSLRARLTGAST, encoded by the exons ATGGTGTTTTTCAGCTTTAATgagatcaagaagaagaaggagactcTCATAGGACTTGTCTTGGGACAGAtcctctcccttctctctactTCAATTGGCTTTACAACCTCTGAGCTCGTCAGAAAAG GTATCAATGCTCCAACATCACAGTCGTTCCTAGGTTATGTGTTACTGGCAATTGTATATGGAAGTATAATGCTATATCGAAGATCTGTAATTaag GCCAAATGGTATTACTATTTCCTGCTTGCTCTAGTTGATGTCGAAGGCAACTTTCTTG TGGTAAAGGCATTTCAGAACACATCAATGACAAGTGTCATGTTACTGGACTGCTGGGCGATCCCGTGCGTTTTGGTGTTGACTTGGGTTTTTCTAAAGACAAGATACAGTTTGATGAAGATCAGTGGTGTGGTTGTATGTATTCTTGGTGTTGTCATGGTCGTTTTCTCAGACGTCCATGCAGGGGATCGATCTG GAGGAAAAAATCCTGTAAAAGGGGATTTTCTTGTGATAGCTGCAGCAACCTTGTATTCTTTCAGTAATACCAGTGAG GAGTTCTTTGTGAAGAATGCAGACAGAGTTGAACTCATGTCCTTTGTGGGCCTTTTCGGTGCAATCATTGGTGCAATTCAGAT AAGCATATTTGAACGTGATGAGCTCAATGCTATTCACTGGTCAACTGAGGCA GTGTTGCCTTATATTGGAATTGCAATCGGTGTGTTTCTTTTCTACACCATACTCACAGTTTTACTCAAG ACCAATGGTACAGCAATGTTCACTCTCTCACTACTCACATCAGACATGTGGGCGGTTCTGATCCGCATTTTCGCTTACCATGAGAAG GTTGATTGGCTCTATTATTTGGCATTTGCTACTACAGCTATTGGACTGATCATATACTCAAT GAAAGAGAATGATCAGGAGAAGCAAAGTGGGGGAGAACAACAGATAAAGCTGTTGGATGAGGAAGATGGTGATTCACTTCGAGCCAGGCTTACAGGTGCTTCCACCTGA
- the LOC103830211 gene encoding PTI1-like tyrosine-protein kinase 3 isoform X2 has translation MRRWLCCACHVEEPYHTTENDHRRSPKHHNGHNKNQEVSVRPDALNVPPAIDVPALSLDELKEKTDNFGSKALIGEGSYGRAYYATLKDGRAVAVKKLDNSAEPESNFEFLTQVSRVSKLQHENFVQLFGYCVEGNLRVLAYEFATMGSLHDILHGRKGVQGAQPGPTLDWTQRVRIAVEAARGLEYLHEKVQPAVIHRDVRSSNVLLFEDFKAKIADFNLSNQSPDMAARLHSTRVLGTFGYHAPEYAMTGSLTQKSDVYSFGVVLLELLTGRKPVDHTMPRGQQSLVTWAAPRLSEDKVKQCVDPKLNGDYPPKAVAKLAAVAALCVQYESEFRPNMSIVVKALQPLLKSSRSSTAVATPSQET, from the exons ATGCGCAGGTGGTTGTGCTGTGCTTGCCACGTCGAAGAGCCTTACCATACTACTGAAAATGATCACCGGAGAAGTCCTAAGCACCATAACG GGCACAATAAAAACCAAGAAGTGTCTGTGAGGCCTGATGCTCTTAACGTGCCTCCAGCTATCGACGTCCCTGCACTGTCGTTGGATGAGCTGAAAGAAAAGACTGATAACTTTGGATCAAAGGCACTGATCGGTGAAGGCTCATACGGAAGAGCTTACTACGCAACTTTGAAAGATGGGAGAGCTGTGGCGGTTAAGAAGCTTGATAACTCAGCTGAGCCTGAATCAAACTTCGAGTTCTTGACTCAGGTCTCTAGAGTTTCGAAGCTGCAGCATGAGAACTTTGTTCAGCTCTTTGGCTACTGCGTTGAAGGGAACCTCCGTGTTCTTGCGTACGAGTTTGCCACGATGGGGTCTTTGCATGATATCTTGCACGGGAGGAAAGGAGTGCAAGGAGCGCAGCCAGGTCCGACGCTTGATTGGACCCAACGGGTTAGAATAGCGGTTGAGGCTGCTAGAGGACTTGAGTATTTACATGAGAAAGTTCAACCTGCGGTTATACACAGGGATGTTCGGTCTAGCAATGTGCTTCTGTTTGAAGATTTTAAAGCCAAGATTGCTGATTTTAATCTGTCTAATCAGTCTCCTGATATGGCTGCTCGTCTTCATTCTACTAGAGTTTTGGGGACCTTTGGTTACCATGCGCCAGA GTATGCCATGACTGGTTCACTGACACAGAAGAGTGATgtttatagttttggtgtagtgcTTTTGGAGCTCTTGACTGGTAGAAAACCTGTTGATCATACTATGCCACGTGGTCAGCAAAGTCTTGTCACTTGG GCTGCTCCAAGGCTGAGTGAAGACAAAGTGAAGCAATGTGTTGATCCAAAACTCAATGGAGATTATCCTCCTAAAGCAGTTGCAaag cTCGCGGCTGTTGCAGCGTTATGTGTGCAATACGAATCAGAGTTTAGACCGAACATGAGCATTGTGGTAAAAGCTCTACAACCATTGTTGAAGTCATCAAGGTCATCAACAGCAGTAGCTACTCCATCCCAGGAAACTTGA
- the LOC103830211 gene encoding PTI1-like tyrosine-protein kinase 3 isoform X1, with translation MHPTDPDYHRRGQTANDRSPGYFVRLDKPRAVDDLHIGKREKMRRWLCCACHVEEPYHTTENDHRRSPKHHNGHNKNQEVSVRPDALNVPPAIDVPALSLDELKEKTDNFGSKALIGEGSYGRAYYATLKDGRAVAVKKLDNSAEPESNFEFLTQVSRVSKLQHENFVQLFGYCVEGNLRVLAYEFATMGSLHDILHGRKGVQGAQPGPTLDWTQRVRIAVEAARGLEYLHEKVQPAVIHRDVRSSNVLLFEDFKAKIADFNLSNQSPDMAARLHSTRVLGTFGYHAPEYAMTGSLTQKSDVYSFGVVLLELLTGRKPVDHTMPRGQQSLVTWAAPRLSEDKVKQCVDPKLNGDYPPKAVAKLAAVAALCVQYESEFRPNMSIVVKALQPLLKSSRSSTAVATPSQET, from the exons ATGCATCCGACGGATCCTGACTATCACCGCCGTGGTCAGACG GCCAACGATAGATCACCAGGCTACTTTGTGCGGCTGGATAAACCGAGAGCTGTAGACGATCTTCACATAGGCAAGAGAGAAAAGATGCGCAGGTGGTTGTGCTGTGCTTGCCACGTCGAAGAGCCTTACCATACTACTGAAAATGATCACCGGAGAAGTCCTAAGCACCATAACG GGCACAATAAAAACCAAGAAGTGTCTGTGAGGCCTGATGCTCTTAACGTGCCTCCAGCTATCGACGTCCCTGCACTGTCGTTGGATGAGCTGAAAGAAAAGACTGATAACTTTGGATCAAAGGCACTGATCGGTGAAGGCTCATACGGAAGAGCTTACTACGCAACTTTGAAAGATGGGAGAGCTGTGGCGGTTAAGAAGCTTGATAACTCAGCTGAGCCTGAATCAAACTTCGAGTTCTTGACTCAGGTCTCTAGAGTTTCGAAGCTGCAGCATGAGAACTTTGTTCAGCTCTTTGGCTACTGCGTTGAAGGGAACCTCCGTGTTCTTGCGTACGAGTTTGCCACGATGGGGTCTTTGCATGATATCTTGCACGGGAGGAAAGGAGTGCAAGGAGCGCAGCCAGGTCCGACGCTTGATTGGACCCAACGGGTTAGAATAGCGGTTGAGGCTGCTAGAGGACTTGAGTATTTACATGAGAAAGTTCAACCTGCGGTTATACACAGGGATGTTCGGTCTAGCAATGTGCTTCTGTTTGAAGATTTTAAAGCCAAGATTGCTGATTTTAATCTGTCTAATCAGTCTCCTGATATGGCTGCTCGTCTTCATTCTACTAGAGTTTTGGGGACCTTTGGTTACCATGCGCCAGA GTATGCCATGACTGGTTCACTGACACAGAAGAGTGATgtttatagttttggtgtagtgcTTTTGGAGCTCTTGACTGGTAGAAAACCTGTTGATCATACTATGCCACGTGGTCAGCAAAGTCTTGTCACTTGG GCTGCTCCAAGGCTGAGTGAAGACAAAGTGAAGCAATGTGTTGATCCAAAACTCAATGGAGATTATCCTCCTAAAGCAGTTGCAaag cTCGCGGCTGTTGCAGCGTTATGTGTGCAATACGAATCAGAGTTTAGACCGAACATGAGCATTGTGGTAAAAGCTCTACAACCATTGTTGAAGTCATCAAGGTCATCAACAGCAGTAGCTACTCCATCCCAGGAAACTTGA
- the LOC103830210 gene encoding uncharacterized protein At3g49140, producing MVIAAAASSFSLGPSHCHHSYTDDFTSSLPYKRHRSARNRVFDPCASANLSVLSSRCKVPLFGSAFHVSTGGHDLGLTKVSVAADYSDSVPDSSLYGYHPLEELKPCKRVRQTKLSPAEVARTTVEAYTSAVLVFPGAIHCEPHGQNSWSEFKYVIDDYGDIFFEIPYDGNILEDPGASNPVKAFIGMDVPRYENAWLHEEYNISEMGNLDQIIFDEHYFEIMDSEARDVPVDWGMPDTSNGVHPIYFAKHMSKAISMDYEKKMDCPSNGVSILGCLRPAFLDEESYIRRLFLSEDRDDYSWEVQGDDNTSTSSRRDEDDMTSSVYRLEIVGIELLSLYGTESSISLQDFQDAEPDVLVHSTSAIIERFNNRGISSGIALKALCKKKGLHAEEANLISVDSLGMDVRVFAGAQVQTHRFPFKTRATTEMAAEKKIHQLLFPPSRRRKLKSNDKSLKDAYR from the exons ATGGTGATCGCTGCGgctgcttcttctttttcccttg GTCCATCTCATTGCCATCACTCTTACACGGATGACTTCACTTCCTCCTTGCCTTACAAAAGACACCGCAGCGCAAGAAACCGTGTCTTTGATCCATGTGCCTCTGCTAATCTCTCTGTTTTAAG TTCCAGATGCAAGGTTCCTTTATTTGGATCAGCATTTCATGTATCAACCGGTGGACATGACCTTGGCCTCACTAAGGTTTCCGTTGCTGCTGATTATTCTGATTCGGTTCCTGATTCATCTCTCTACGGCTATCATCCTCTGGAAGAACTGAAGCCCTGCAAAAGAGTGCGGCAGACAAAACTCTCTCCTGCTGAAGTAGCTAGGACTACCGTCGAG GCTTACACCAGTGCTGTGTTGGTGTTTCCTGGAGCAATTCACTGTGAACCACACGGTCAGAACTCATGGTCCGAGTTTAAGTATGTCATTGATGATTATGGAG ATATCTTTTTCGAGATTCCTTATGATGGAAACATCTTAGAAGATCCTGGAGCTAGTAATCCAGTG AAAGCCTTTATTGGAATGGATGTCCCACGATACGAAAACGCATGGCTCCATGAGGAATATAACATATCTGAAATGGGTAATCTTGACCAAATCATTTTTGATGAGCATTATTTCGAG ATAATGGATTCTGAAGCTAGAGATGTTCCAGTAGATTGGGGAATGCCTGACACTTCCAACGGGGTTCATCCTATTTACTTTGCTAAACACATGTCCAAG GCCATCAGCATGGACTATGAGAAGAAAATGGACTGTCCATCTAATGGTGTATCCATCCTCGGATGCCTTAGACCCGCTTTCCTCGACGAGGAATCCTATATAAGAAGATTGTTTCTCTCGGAAGATAGAGATGACTATAGCTGGGAGGTTCAAG GTGATGATAATACAAGCACTAGTTCCAGACGAGATGAGGACGATATGACTTCAAGTGTATATAGATTAGAGATTGTGGGAATAGAGCTTCTCTCCCTCTATGGAACAGAG TCTTCTATAAGTTTGCAAGATTTTCAAGATGCTGAACCAGACGTCCTAGTGCACTCTACTTCTGCAATCATAGAGCGTTTCAACAACAGAGGGATTAGTTCAGGGATTGCCCTTAAAGCTCTCTGCAAAAAGAAAGGTCTTCATGCAGAG GAAGCTAACCTGATCAGTGTAGATAGCCTTGGTATGGATGTGAGAGTTTTTGCTGGTGCACAAGTCCAAACTCACCGTTTCCCTTTCAAAACCAGG GCTACAACAGAGATGGCAGCAGAGAAGAAGATCCACCAGCTACTGTTCCCTCCTTCACGGAGAAGGAAACTGAAGTCTAACGACAAGAGTTTGAAGGACGCATACCGTTAA